TCGGCAGCGTGCAAACTCAGCGTCGTATTGAAACGCTGCCACGTCGCGGCCTGCATCGAGCGAAACCGCGCCGATCGTGCGGCCCCACCGCTGCACCTTCGCGATCATTCGGGCTCGCCCCACGTCCACGCCTTCGGCTTTCTCGTCGCCGCCGGTTTGCCACTGGCACGCTGCCGCTTGCGGCCTTGCTGCTTCAGTAGCTCCATCGGACTGGCCGTCTGCTCGGGAACTAGTGCCGCAAACCGCTCTGCCAGACCCAGCACCCGGCACACGCGCAGAAAACCCGAAAGCCGGGTCGCAGCCACTCCCAGTTCGAGCCGTTGCACGGTCCGCAAGCCCAGACCCGCCTGCTGCGCGAGTTGCTCCTGCGTAAGGTTCTTGCTCAAGCGCAATCGGGCCAGACGCTCGCCCGTCAACTTGAGCAACACCTCATCGGTTAGCTGGGATTCGATCTTCATACGCGCCCAATAT
The sequence above is drawn from the Pseudolysobacter antarcticus genome and encodes:
- a CDS encoding helix-turn-helix domain-containing protein — translated: MKIESQLTDEVLLKLTGERLARLRLSKNLTQEQLAQQAGLGLRTVQRLELGVAATRLSGFLRVCRVLGLAERFAALVPEQTASPMELLKQQGRKRQRASGKPAATRKPKAWTWGEPE